A segment of the Sanyastnella coralliicola genome:
AAGATCACGATTGACGGAGTTGACATTCGCGAACTTCCATTGGCAACTATTCGCCGTACGGTAGCCGTAGTGCTTCAAGACGTCTTCTTGTTTAGCGATTCGATACGAAACAACGTCACACTTTACGATGCCCACATTAGTGAATCAGATATCGTAGAATCTGGTAAAGCAGTAGGAGCGCACGATTTCATTCAGCGCCTCCCTGGTAAATATGACTACGATGTCAAAGAAAGAGGGGGAATGTTGAGCGTTGGTCAACGTCAGTTATTGGCATTCATGCGAGCTTACGTGTACAAGCCAAGCATTCTCGTTCTTGACGAAGCCACATCGAGTATTGATACCGAAAGCGAAGAGCTTATCCAGAAAGCAACGGAGAAATTGACTGAAGGACGAACTTCTATCGTGATTGCTCACCGTCTTTCGACCATTCAAAATGCCGATAGAATTCTGGTAATGGAGAAAGGAAATGTGGTGCAACAAGGTACCCATGCTTCACTCTTGAAAGAGGAGGGGCCATACAAGCGACTCTTTGAAATGCAATTCGCTTAGAAAGAACTTCTTTCAACGGTTGCAACCATCTGGTATTATTCCGAGTTTTATAGGTGAAACAACTTGCTATCTCGTGGTAAACAGACTGATCATCTGTGTATTTCTACTGTTGGCCTTCGCTAGCGCGGAACGCCTAACGGCTCAAACAGGATGTCCGAGTATTGATGCTTTGACGCTTGATGGGCAAGATGCGCTTACCATCGATTGTGATCAACCCTGTGCCACCTTAGAGGCAGAGGTATTCGAGACAGGAAGCACTGACGAGTACGTTGTAGAGAGTATTCCTTTTGATCCCCCTTACCCATTCAATGACGGAACGTCACTTTTCATTGGTATTGATGATACTTGGAGTGGTGCCATTGACCTTCCCTTTGAGTTTTGCTTCTTTGGAATCAACTACGATCAGATTGTCGTAGGGTCAAATGGTGTCATCACTTTCGATGCAGGTGAGGCGAACGGATATTGCCCCTGGGCTTTCAATGAAACGGCTCCAGATCCTGGATTACCTACCAATGCGATTTTTGGAGTGTACTACGATATCAACCCGGCAACTTGTGGTGCGGTGCGCTACGAGATCCTGGGAGAAGAGCCGTGTAGAACCTTCGTGGTGAACTACGATGGTGTATGTCACTTCTCTTGTTCTTCGCTGCAAACCACAACGCAGATCGTATTCTACGAGACCACCAATACCATTGACATCTATATTGATGACAAACCAACCTGTTCAGGCTGGAATGGTGGAAGCTCATTGCTTGGAATTCAGAATAACACAGGAACCGTGGCCTACGTCCCTCCAGGCAGAAATACTGGGGCATGGACGGCGAACTCTGAAGCGTGGCGATTCACACCTTCAGGAGGAGCACCTTCATACACGGTGACTTGGTTCGAAGATGGAAATGAAATTGGGACTGGTGATACCATTGAGGTATGTCCGAGTGAGACAACAACTTACACCGCCACTGCGGTTTACGACGGTTGTGGAGGAAGCGATATTGAAGTAACTGATGATTTCACAATCACAGTTGATTATAACGTTGATGAGCTACCTGATCCAACCATTGCCAATCCGGTAACTGATCTATGTATTAGTGACGTCAATTACCAAGTCGAAGTATTAGAAGAAGGTGGAACTTTCAGTTCGAATTGCATAGGCTGCCTCGATGCTGATGGTATGTTTGATGTGGTTGGAGCTGGCACAGGAACCTATGACATCATTTACACTCAAGCGAGTGACTGTGGGGATATCACTGACCAGTTCACGGTGAACGTTATCATGGATGCTGATGCGAGTATTACTTCGGTCGATCCTTTATGTACTTCTGCCGCCGCTATCAATATGGTTGGGGCTAACCCAGGCGGAACTTGGACGACCGATGATTGCGTTGACTGTTTGACTGCAGACGGAACTTTTGATCCAGCCTTAGCTAACCCAGGAAACATTGATGTAACCTATACCATTGATGGTGTTTGTCCTGACAACGACCAATTCACAGTTGAAGTGGTTTCTCAGGATGACGCTACGGTCATTATGCCGGCATTCATTTGTGAGAATGGGGGAGAAACCTTGATCCCAGCGGTGCAAGCAGGCGGAGACTGGACGGCAGACTGTAATGACTGCATCGATCAGAATGGAAACTTTGATCCGCTCGTTTCCGGTCCAGGGATCTTTACCATTGAATACGATTTTGACACCTTCTGTCCAGATAACTCTGTGCAGACCTTAGAGGTGGTAGCCGTAACGGAACCAGACATTGATCCGGTAAATGATTTGTGTACCTCAAGTGATCCGGTTGTTCTTATCGCTAACGCGGAAGGTGGAGATTGGTCAGCAGATTGTGGGAACTGCATTAACGGACAAGGAAGCTTCGATCCTTCTACAGGGGCAGGAGACTTCACGGTGACGTATATGATCGACGGTTTATGTCCGGTTTCAACCACCGAATCCGTGACTGTACTCGATCAACAAGATGCGACCATCACAGCGGTAGATACCTTGTGTACAGCTGGGGCCGTAGAGTTTTTAAATGCCGTTGATCCCAACGGAACATGGACGGCCGACTGCGTGGGATGTGTTGATCCGGTTAGCGGAGCATTCGATCCTTCGTCTGTATTCCCTGGAGATTACACGGTAACCTACACCATCACTGGCCTTTGTGGAGACGCCTCTTCAGAGACCTTCAACGTAGACTTCTCTGATGATGCCACCATCATTCCTCCAACGGATTACTGTCTGGGTTGGGGAGATGTTCAAATTGATTCCAACCAAGATGGCGGACATTGGACGGCGACGTGTGGTGATTGTATTGATGCAGCTTCTGGTGTGTTCAATACAGAGGTAGCAGGCGTTGGAACGCACACCATTATTTACAACTTCAGTGGCCTATGTGGAGCACAAGATCAAACAGAGATCACGGTCACTCCAAACGACGATAGCACCATTCAAGAAGAGTTTGGATTTTGTATTGATGCGGGCGGACAGCAACTGGTGGCAGCTACTCCTGGTGGGTTCTGGACAGCAACTTGTGATAACTGTGTGACAGCTCAAGGGCTATTCTCTCCATCGATTGCTGGAATTGGAACGCATACAGTGACTTATTCTATTCCTGGTCCTTGTGGAACGGAGAGTAGTGAAGATATTGAGATTTTCCCGTTGCCTGTGCCGACCTTCTCAGCGCAGGAGACCTCAGGATGTGTTCCTTTTACTGCAGGGTTTGCTCAAGATTCAGTTCAGAACGTTACCTGTCAGTGGGACTTTGGTGACGGAACTTTTGGAACTGACTGTGGATTTACGGCGCACACTTATGACAATCCGGGTTGTTACGATGTAGGTCTCACCATGACCAGCTTCGAAGGATGCGTGAATAGTGTTCAATACAATAACATTGTATGTGGACTAGATCTTCCAGAAGCGGCGTATATCTACTCCCCAACCAATCCAACCACTGATGACCCAATTATTTCCTTAGAGGAAATGGCCATTGGTGAAATAGCCTATGAATGGACCATTGACGGAATGGTGCTGTCCAATGAAGATGACTTCGAGTATAATCTGTTAGACGCAGGGGCGAACATTGTTGATTTATGCTTGACAGCGATTGATGAGAATGGCTGTATCGATGTCTTTTGTAGGAACATCGAAATGATCGAGAAGCTTCGTGTATACGTACCGAATGCCTTTACACCAGATGGCGATGGCGTGAATGAAGTGTGGCTACCAAGCGTGATCGGGGCCGTGGAATATCAAGTGATTGTCTTTGACCGTTGGGGAGATATCGTCTTCCAAAGTAATACGGTAGGTGAACCTTGGCTAGGAAACCGTCAACAAGGAGAATACTTCGTGCCTGATGGCCTGTATCATTACTTCCTAACGGCTGTAGGACAAGACCTAGAGACAGTGGAGTATTCAGGTCATGTGATCATTATGCGTTGATCTCTTTCAACTTCTCGTAGAGCTGAGGAATGTTGATTGGCTTGGTGAGAAAAGAAGTTACGCCAGCCTTTAATAACGCATCTCTTGTTTCAGTGAATACATCTGCGGTTAGTCCTACGATGTGAATGTCTTTCTGCTTCACTTTTCCAGCGCGAATATGTGTAGCCGTCTCAATTCCATCCATTTCAGGCATATGCATATCTAAAAGCAAGACATCGTATTCGGCGTTAGCCATTTTTTCAAGAACAACCAGACCATTTTCAGCGATATCAGGTACCAGATTCCATTGAGAGAAAATCTGTTTCATCAGGTATTGGTTCATTTCAATATCCTCAGCAAGAAGTACCCTTAGGCCGCTAATGTCAGTTCCTGTTTCGATTACCTCACCGGAAGCATCAGTAATGGTCGTGCCTTGACCTATTTTGTATCCAAGCTCAAACCCAAAAGTGGAGCCTTTACCATAGGTGCTCTCTACCCAAATCTTTCCATCCTGGAGCTCAATGAGTTCTTTTGTTATGGCAAGACCAAGTCCAGTTCCTCCGAATTTTCGTTTGGTTGAGGATTCAGCTTGTTCAAATTTCTGGAAGATGGAGTCAACACGATCTTCAGGAATTCCCACCCCTGAGTCAGTCACCTCGATTTGAATTCGCACCGTATCCTCTGTTTTCTCGATGAGTTCAGCATCCATGCGAATCTTACCCACCTCCGTAAACTTCAGTGCATTTCCGATCAGATTGATCAGTACCTGATTGAGTTTGGTGGGATCTCCGATGAGGTGTTGTGGAATTTCGTCGTCAATGGTGAGCACGAACTTGAGTCCTTTCTCACTCGCTTGGTGGCGGAAAGTCTCCTTCAAACGACGACAGATATAAGGGAAGTCAAAGTTGACTTCTTCAAAGCTGATTTTTCCAGATTCAATGGCAGAGAAATCAAGGATGTCATTGATCAACGACATCAATGTATCTGCACTATGCTTGACGTTCTGAACGAGTTCAGCGCCTTTGTCTGGGAGCTCTTGCATGCGCAAGATTTCGG
Coding sequences within it:
- a CDS encoding ATP-binding protein; this encodes MSDLESLKNIIRRERQARKNAELIIEEKSRELFTLNQELQEMNDSLEVKIKERTHELEEAMEAAEASSRAKSEFLSNMSHEIRTPLNAIVGLTEILRMQELPDKGAELVQNVKHSADTLMSLINDILDFSAIESGKISFEEVNFDFPYICRRLKETFRHQASEKGLKFVLTIDDEIPQHLIGDPTKLNQVLINLIGNALKFTEVGKIRMDAELIEKTEDTVRIQIEVTDSGVGIPEDRVDSIFQKFEQAESSTKRKFGGTGLGLAITKELIELQDGKIWVESTYGKGSTFGFELGYKIGQGTTITDASGEVIETGTDISGLRVLLAEDIEMNQYLMKQIFSQWNLVPDIAENGLVVLEKMANAEYDVLLLDMHMPEMDGIETATHIRAGKVKQKDIHIVGLTADVFTETRDALLKAGVTSFLTKPINIPQLYEKLKEINA
- a CDS encoding gliding motility-associated C-terminal domain-containing protein — protein: MVNRLIICVFLLLAFASAERLTAQTGCPSIDALTLDGQDALTIDCDQPCATLEAEVFETGSTDEYVVESIPFDPPYPFNDGTSLFIGIDDTWSGAIDLPFEFCFFGINYDQIVVGSNGVITFDAGEANGYCPWAFNETAPDPGLPTNAIFGVYYDINPATCGAVRYEILGEEPCRTFVVNYDGVCHFSCSSLQTTTQIVFYETTNTIDIYIDDKPTCSGWNGGSSLLGIQNNTGTVAYVPPGRNTGAWTANSEAWRFTPSGGAPSYTVTWFEDGNEIGTGDTIEVCPSETTTYTATAVYDGCGGSDIEVTDDFTITVDYNVDELPDPTIANPVTDLCISDVNYQVEVLEEGGTFSSNCIGCLDADGMFDVVGAGTGTYDIIYTQASDCGDITDQFTVNVIMDADASITSVDPLCTSAAAINMVGANPGGTWTTDDCVDCLTADGTFDPALANPGNIDVTYTIDGVCPDNDQFTVEVVSQDDATVIMPAFICENGGETLIPAVQAGGDWTADCNDCIDQNGNFDPLVSGPGIFTIEYDFDTFCPDNSVQTLEVVAVTEPDIDPVNDLCTSSDPVVLIANAEGGDWSADCGNCINGQGSFDPSTGAGDFTVTYMIDGLCPVSTTESVTVLDQQDATITAVDTLCTAGAVEFLNAVDPNGTWTADCVGCVDPVSGAFDPSSVFPGDYTVTYTITGLCGDASSETFNVDFSDDATIIPPTDYCLGWGDVQIDSNQDGGHWTATCGDCIDAASGVFNTEVAGVGTHTIIYNFSGLCGAQDQTEITVTPNDDSTIQEEFGFCIDAGGQQLVAATPGGFWTATCDNCVTAQGLFSPSIAGIGTHTVTYSIPGPCGTESSEDIEIFPLPVPTFSAQETSGCVPFTAGFAQDSVQNVTCQWDFGDGTFGTDCGFTAHTYDNPGCYDVGLTMTSFEGCVNSVQYNNIVCGLDLPEAAYIYSPTNPTTDDPIISLEEMAIGEIAYEWTIDGMVLSNEDDFEYNLLDAGANIVDLCLTAIDENGCIDVFCRNIEMIEKLRVYVPNAFTPDGDGVNEVWLPSVIGAVEYQVIVFDRWGDIVFQSNTVGEPWLGNRQQGEYFVPDGLYHYFLTAVGQDLETVEYSGHVIIMR